CGTTATTGCTGATCGTCCCGTTGTGAAACGAATTCTATAAAACTTCGCGCCACTCGGCTCAAGCGTGCGTCCTGGTGCCAGGCGAGAACCACGTCGACGGAAGCAACAGCGGGCGACCCGATCGTTTTGACGACTACTTCGAGCCCCTCGTACGTGATGTCCATCTTCGGGCGTTGCAGTAGGAGCGTCCAGCCGAGGCCGCGCCCGACAAATGCTCGCGCCGTCTCGAAGTTCCCGGTCCGGTAGGCGACGTCGGGGACAAACCCGCCGAGGCGGCACACGTCGAGGGCGTGTTTGGTGCTCGGCGGCGCGTTGAGGAGGACCATCGGAAAGCCGGCGAGATCGGGAAGATGAATGGGGTGCTCGGACTGAGCCAACGGGTGTTCGGCGCCCATCACGATCAGAGGTTCGCGAGTGGTCAACGGAATCGTGCGTAGCTCCGACGAGAGATCCAGGTCGTACGCGATCGCAAGGTCCAACTCACCGTTTTCCAGATGAGTCTGCAGGCGGTTCTGGTTGTCCTCACGAAACTCCACCTGCGTTGCCGGGTACGCGCGTGTGAAGCCGGCGATCATCGACGGCAGAATCGTCGGTCCCAGTGCCGGATAGCATCCGATCGCGATGGGCCCGGAGACGGTGCCTGCAGTTCCGAGTGCGTCGGATTCGAGTTCGTCTGCTTGTTGTAGGAGGGCACGTGCACGCACCAGAACGGATTCGCCGGTGCGCGTGAGCTGAACGCCGAATGATCGACGACGAACGCACAGTTGAACTTTCAGGGCGCGTTCGAGTTCGGTGATGGACGCAGACAGCGCCGAGGGGGAGAGATGCATGAGGTCGGCCGCGGCGGTGATGGTTCCGGTCTCTGCCACCGCCACAAACGCAGCAAGCTGACGCATCGTGTAGGTCGGGGCAGAATCGCGTCGCGGCATGAAGCCAACGGTAGTCGCTGAGAAATGAAGCACTGAGAGATGTGGCACCGGGACGCGCAGGTTGTAGAAAAACCTGCGCTGTCGTGGTGCCCCCGGCAGGATTCGAACCTGCGGCCTTTCGCTCCGGAGGCGAACGCTCTATCCCCTGAGCTACGGGGGCGCACCGATAGAAACCGGTGTGCCGACTTGGGCTGCGTTAGCGTAGCGCATCACACCCGCCTGTGGTCAAACCGGCCCCATGTAAGGGTGAGTCGAGTGCCGGTAACTAAGACATCCGTGCGATTTCCCCCTAGGCTCGCCTCTGGGCACAGGTTCGGGCGGACCGCTCGGGCACCCTCGTGAAGTACGGGAGTCGACGATGACCGATCACCAGTATTCCGACGACGATCTTGCGCTGGACCTGCAGTGGTGGGCGGCCGCGAACTATCTGACCGTCGCGCAGATCTACCTCAAGGACAACACTCTGCTGCGAGAACCGTTGCAAGCGAAGCACATCAAACCTCGACTGCTCGGGCACTGGGGAACCAGTCCGGGCTTGTCGATGATCTACACGTTGCTGAACCGGCACATCGTTTCCACCGACGCGGATTGGCTGTACGTGACGGGGCCAGGACACGGCGGGCCGGCGTTGGTCGCGTCGACGTACCTGGAGGGTACGTACTCGGAGATCTACCCCGACGTTCCGGCGGACGGCGAGGGCATTCATCGGATGTGCCGACGGTTCTCGGCTCCGGGCGGCGTGCCAAGTCACGTCAGCGTGCAGACGCCCGGCAGTATCCACGAAGGCGGCGAACTCGGATACGCACTCGCGCACGCGGCCGGTGCCGCGTTCGACCATCCGGACCTGCTGGTGGCGTGTGTCATCGGTGACGGCGAGGCGGAAACGGGACCGTTGTCGGGATCGTGGAAACTCCCGGCTTTCCTCAATCCGCGTCGCGACGGAGCGGTGTTGCCGATCCTGCACGTCAACGGCGCCAAGATCGCGGGACCGACGGTGTACGGGCGCAGCAGCGACGAGGACGTCAAGGCGTTTCTCAGCGGTCAGGGATGGGATCCCGTTGTGGTGAGCGGAGACGATCCCGGTACGGTCTTCCCGGAACTGTACCGAGCAATAGTCAACGCTCACAACATGATCCGCGACAGGCAGGCGAAGGCACGCGCCGGCGAGGAGTGGTCAGGCAAGTGGCCGGCGATTGTCCTGCGCACACCAAAGGGGTGGACCGGGCCGCACACGGTGGACGGAAAATTGGTGGAAGGCACCCACTGGGCGCATCAGGTGCCGCTCTCGGGAGTGCGCACCAACGAAGCGCATCTGCGCCAACTCGAAGAGTGGATGCGCTCCTACCGTCCGGACGAGTTGTTCGACGCAGACGGATCATTGCGCGAAGATCTGGCCGCGCTCGCCCCCGTCGGCGACAAGCGGATGGGCAGCACGCCGTACGCCAACGGCGGACGACTACGCGTCGACCTTCCCGTTCCGGCACTCGAGAAGTACGCACTCCCCATCGAATCTCCCGGTTCGACCTTCCACGAGACCACCAGAGTGCTCGGAGAACTGCTCCGAGACATCTACGCCGCCACCGAGACCGACGACGGCGGCGGAATCTTCCGGCTCTTCTGCCCGGACGAGACGTCGAGCAACCGACTCGGCGCTGTCTTCGAGACAACCGAGCGCTGCTGGCAATTGCCGATCACCGAATTCGACGACGGACTCTCCCCAGACGGCCGGGTTATGGAAGTGCTCAGTGAGCACCTGTGCGAGGGGTGGCTCGAAGGCTATTTGCTCTCCGGCCGGCATGGAATGTTCGCCAGCTACGAAGCTTTTGCGATGGTGAGCGTCTCGATGCTCATCCAGCATGCCAAGTGGCTTCAACACGCCGTGGAACTGCCGTGGCGCGCCCCGGTGGCATCACTGAACGTGCTGCTCACCAGCACGTGTTGGCGTAACGATCACAACGGTTTCAGTCATCAGGGGCCGGGGATGATCGACGCGGTGATTCCCTTGGCGCCCAGCGTGATCCGAGTGTGGTTGCCGCCGGATTCCAATACGCTGCTGTCGATTTCGGATCATTGCCTGCGCAGCACCGATCACGTGAATCTGATCGTCGTCGACAAACAGCCGCACCTGCAGTACCTCACGCTCGAGCAGGCGCACGCTCACTGCGCCGCCGGCGCTTCGGTGTGGGATTGGGCGGGAACGGAGATTCACGGCGAAGAACCCGATGTTGTACTCGCCGCAGCGGGAGATGTTCCGACACAGGAAATTCTTGCCGCAGCCCAATTGCTCCGAGAGCACACGCCGGACCTGCGAGTGCGGGTTGTCAACGTCGTCGATCTCATGGCACTGCTGACGCCGACCGAGCACCCGCACGGATTCGGTGAGCGGATCTTCCTCGATCTGTTCACCGCGCAGACCGACGTCGTATTTGCCTTCCACGGATACTCCCGCGCAATTCACGAACTCATGCACGGGCGGCCGTCGCCGGAGCGGTTCCACGTTCGCGGATTCAGCGAACAGGGAACCACCACAACACCCTTCGACATGGTCGTGCTCAACAAGATGAGCCGCTACCACCTGGTGATCGAGGCACTACGACGCTCGAAGCGGCGGACGGCCGGATCCCCGGAACTGGCAGAGTTCTGCCGGGCCCAGCTGGAAAAGCATTCCCGCTACATCGTCGAACACCTCGAAGACATGCCGGAAGTAGAAAACTGGACCTGGTCCTGAAGTAATTTTCAGGACCAGGCCCAGTTCGGGTCTGCAAGAAATGCCAGGTTAATTCATCGGCAGGGGAGCGGCTCCACGCGCGGCCAGCATGTTGGTCATCAGCGTGGACTCGCTCTGCTGCGTGTCGACCATGGTCTGGGCCAGGGAGCGCACGGGGCCCTCGGTGGCGTCGGCCGCGGCGTACTCCATCATCGGGAGTCCGCCCTCGTGGTGGCGCAACATCAGCTGCAGGAACAGAACGTCGAGCTCAGTGCCAGACGCGGCGCGCAGTGCGGCCAGATCCTCGGGAGACGCCATGCCAGGCATGGTGTCGACCGGGCCCGAATGATCCATGGTCATCGTCGACGACGTGCCGTGTGATCCGTGTCCGGACATCGAATCGGACGACATCCACTCCATGTACGGGCCGACCTTGCTGAGCGGTTGATCCCACATCGTCAACCAGGCCTGCATCTGGCCGAGCTGATTCTGCTGTGTGGTCAAGATGTCGTAGGCCAGCGTGCGCACGTCGTTGTCCGTGGACTTCGTCAGCGCGATGGAGGCCATGTCGACCGCCTGGCTGTGATGCACGCTCATGTCCTGCGCAAAGCCCACATCGACGGAGTCCGATGCCGGGACGGTCAATGAAGACTCCGCGTCGGGGCTCAACAGATTGGTGAGCGCACCGAGGGCAAAGCCGATGGCGATAGCGCCGATCAGCCCGATGATCAGCAGCGCAGTGCGCTGACTGGGCTTCGACGGCTGGTCGGTGTCCGGCACGTTATCCACCCGCGGGAATCTGCTCGTCGGTAGCTGCAACCGTGCCTGAGCCGTCCATCGGAACGGCGTCGGGACCCGGAGCGGTGGGATCGAACGGCGACGTTTCCGGACTGAACAGCGGGTTGGAGCAGCTCGCGCCGACCTCGGGGTAGGTGTTCGGGTTCTGGTTCAGCGCGGTGATGAACTGGTCGATGCGCTCGTCGTCGGCGTTGTCGACCTCGAGGCGATGGCCCCACGACTGGAGCGAGATGGGGCTGCTCTGGCCCGGGTACGGCGACATCAGCATGTAGGACTTGCCGTTGACGCGAGCCGCCAAGCTGTCGATCTGGTCCTGGTCGACAAGATCGGGGTTGTACGTGATCCAGATGGCGCCGTGCTCGAGCGAGTGGACGGCGTTCTCGGTCCGGATCGCGTCGGCGTACACGGTTCCGGTGCAGTTCGCCCACGTGGAATCGTGCGGGCCACCGAACGGCGGGGTCTGGTCGTAAGCCACGCGCTGAGTTGCCTCGACGTGCTGACCGGCGGGGTACTCGATCTTGAGGACACCGTCGATCTTGTCCGACGGATCCTGGTTCTCCGAGCTGTACTTATAGGGCTCGAGCGCCTGCTGCTCCTCCACCTTCGGCCACAAGTTGACGGCGAGTACCGCAATCAGGGCAACCACGACCGCACCGGCGCCGATCGTCAGCCACGGGATCTGGCGAGGGGCGGGAACGCCTCCCTTGCCTTTCTTGGCCGGACGGCCACCCTTGTTGGCAGCCTTGATGGCTTTGGCTGATTTGGCCCCGGATTTGTTCTTGGGACCACGACTATCCGAACCGCTTGGCATCGATTGGGCTCTTTCGGTGTGTGGGCAAATATGCAGCAGACCCTTCCGTCAGACGTACTTGACGGTAGCTCGGGCATTACCACTGTACTTTCCGAGTCTGAGGGCAATCTGGGAGAGTGGCGTGCGACACGCCCAAATCGGTCGTCAGCCTACCCGCAGGCGGCCGGGCGTGAGGCGAGTCTCCACCTCGAGTGTGCAGGCAATAAGATGAATACCTGTGACTCCAGCTGACCTTGCCGAACTGATCCGCGGAACCGCTGCGAGCGTCCTAGCCGAACGCGGCCTCGACGTCTCGGTGCTCCCACAAACCTTGACCGTCGAGCGTCCTCGCAACCCCGAGCACGGCGACTACGCCACCAACATTGCCATGCAGGTAGCCAAGAAGGTCGGCACGAATCCCCGCGAGCTGGCGGGCTGGATTGCCGAAGCCCTCACCGCCGCCGACGGAATCGAATCCGCCGAGATCGCCGGACCCGGCTTCCTCAACATTCGGCTGGACAAGGACGCCCAGGGCGCCATCGTCGTGTCGGTTCTCGAAGCCGGTGCGTCGTACGGCTCGGGTGACTCCCTCGCCGGCAAGAAGATCAACCTCGAGTTCGTCTCGGCCAACCCCACCGGCCCGATTCACCTCGGTGGAACCCGTTGGGCCGCAGTCGGAGACGCGCTCGGACGCATTCTGTCCGCACAGGGCGGCCTGGTCACCCGTGAGTACTACTTCAATGATCACGGCGCCCAGATCGACCGCTTCTCGCGTTCGCTGATCGCGGCCGCCAAGGGCGAACCGGCACCGGAGGACGGCTACGCCGGCGCCTACATCGCCGACATCGCCCAGTCCGTCATACAGCAGCGTCCGGACGTCATGGACCTGCCCGCCGACGAGCAGCAGGAAACCTTCCGCGCCATCGGCGTCGAATTGATGTTCACGCACATCAAGCAGACGCTCCACGACTTCGGCGTCGACTTCGACGTGTACTTCCACGAGAACTCGCTCTTCGAATCCGGCGCAGTCGAAAAGGCCGTCGAGTCGCTGAAGAGTTCGGGCAACCTGTTCCACGAGGACGGTGCCTGGTGGCTCAAGAGCACCGACTACGGCGACGACAAGGACCGCGTTGTCATCAAGAGCGACGGCAACGCCGCCTACATCGCCGGTGACATTGCTTACTTCCAGGACAAGCGTGCCCGCGGCTTCGATCTGTGCATCTACATGCTCGGCGCCGATCACCACGGTTACATCGGCAGGCTCAAGGCCGCCGCTGCCGCCTTCGGTGACGACCCGGACACCGTCGAGGTCCTGATCGGCCAGATGGTCAACCTCGTCAAGGACGGTTCCGCCGTCAAGATGAGCAAGCGCGCCGGCACCGTCATCACCCTCGACGACCTGGTCGAGGCCATCGGCGTCGACGCGTCGCGCTACGTCATGATCCGCTCGTCGGTCGACTCCAGCATCGACATCGACCTCGACCTGTGGACCAAGACCAGCAGCGAGAACCCGGTCTACTATGTCCAGTACGCACATGCCCGCCTCTCCGCGATCGCCCGCAACGCCGCAGACCTCGGACTCTCGGCCGACGCGAGCCATCTTGCCCTGCTCACGGTCGAGCAGGAAGGCGATCTCATTCGCACGATCGGCGAGTACCCGCGCGTCGTGTCCAGCGCTGCGAACCTGCGTGAGCCCCACCGCATTGCCCGCTACCTCGAAGAACTCGCGGGTGCGTACCACCGCTTCTACGGCGCGTGCCGCATCCTTCCGCAAGGCGACGAAGACGCCACCGACGTGCACCGCGCACGTCTGGCACTCTGCGCCGCCACCCGACAGGTCCTGGCCAACGGCCTCGAACTGCTCGGCGTCACCGCACCGGAGCAGATGTGAACGCGCACCCCGCCGGCCCCAAGCATGCCGAGCAGTTGCAGGCCCCCGGTCTGCCCGACCGTCCCACCAGCCCCGAGGCTTTCGGCGAACTCTCACCGCAGGTGTGGCCGCGCAATGCTTCTCGCGGCGACGACGGTGAAGTGACTCTCGCGGGCGTCAAGGTCAGCGAGCTTGCCGAGAAGTACGGCACCCCGCTGTTTGTCATCGACGAGGACGACTTCCGTTCGCGGTGCCGCGACATGGCCCGCGCGTTCGGCCCGGATGCCAAGGTGCACTACGCATCCAAGGCATTCCTGTGCGGCGAGATCGCACGCTGGGTCGCCGACGAAGGCCTCTCGCTCGACGTCTGCTCCGGCGGCGAACTGGCGATCGCGTTGCATGCCGATTTCCCGGCCGAGCGAATTGCCATGCACGGCAACAACAAGTCCGTCGCCGAACTGACAGCCGGTGTTGCCGCTGGTGTCGGACACGTCGTCCTCGACTCGGCGATCGAAATCGGCCGACTCGACCGTGTCGCCGGTGAAGCCGGAGTTGTTCAGGACGTGCTGATTCGCCTGACGGTCGGCGTCGAAGCACATACCCACGAATTCATCTCGACCGCACACGAAGACCAGAAGTTCGGATTTTCGCTGGCCGGGGGAGCGGCAATCGACGCCGTCCGCCGCGTCTTTGCCGCGGACAACCTGCGTCTCGTCGGACTGCACAGCCACATCGGATCGCAGATCTTCGACGTCGACGGCTTCGAGGTGGCGGCGCACCGCGTCATCGGACTGCTTCGCGACGTTGTCGCGGAGTTCGGCGTCGACAAGACCAAGCAGATTTCGATCATCGACCTCGGCGGCGGCATGGGAATCTCGTACATCCCGTCCGACGACCCGCCGCCCGTCGACGAACTTGCAGCCAAGCTCGGTCACATCGTTCGCAACGAGTCGGCACTGGCCGGACTGCCCGAGCCGACACTTGCCGTCGAACCCGGCCGCGCCATCGCCGGACCAGGCACGGTGACGCTCTACGAGGTCGGAACTATCAAGGACGTCACGGTGGGCAGCGCGCTGACACGCCGCTACATCAGCGTCGACGGCGGCATGAGCGACAACATCCGCACATCGCTCTACGGTGCGGAGTACGAAGCCAAATTGGTTTCGCGAACTTCCGAGGCTGATCCTGTTGTTGCACGTGTTGTCGGAAAGCACTGCGAATCCGGTGACGTCGTCATTCGGGACACCTGGATGCCCGAGGACGTCGGACCTGGTGATTTACTTGCGGTAGCAGCGACCGGTGCATACTGCTATTCGATGTCGAGCAGGTACAACCTGCTCACCCGCCCAGCCGTGGTGGCGGTGCGTGACGGAGTTTCACGCGTGATTCTGCGGAGGGAAACAGTGGAAGATCTGCTCAGCTTGGAGGTATCGCAGTGACGAGCCAATCGGCGCATCGCGCTATCGGTGTGGCCGTTCTCGGCCTCGGTAACGTCGGAAGTGAAGTTGTCCGCATCATTCGTGAGCAGGCCGACGAGCTCGAAGCTCGCGTCGGCGCTCCGCTGGAACTGCGGGGAGTTGCCGTTCGTCGTATCGGCGCCGACCGCGGAATCCCCGAGGACATGCAGACGACGGATGCAGAATCTCTGGTCGCCCGCGAAGACGTGGACATCGTCGTCGAGGTGATCGGCGGAATCGAGCTCCCTCGCAAGCTGATTCTCTCCTCGCTCAATTCGGGCAAGTCCGTCGTCACCGCCAACAAGGCGCTGCTCGCGGACCACACCGGTGAATTGGCCGAGGCTGCCGAAGCCAACGCGGTCGACCTGTATTTCGAGGCGGCTGTCGCCGGCGCGATCCCGGTCATCCGCCCGCTGACGCAGTCGCTTGCCGGCGACCGAGTCAACAAGGTTGCCGGAATCGTGAACGGCACCACCAATTTCATCCTCTCCGCGATGGCCGAAACGGGCGCAGACTACGAGGAAACCCTCGCTGAAGCCGGCCGCCTCGGATACGCGGAAGCCGATCCCACGGCTGACGTCGAAGGCTACGACGCCGCAGCAAAGGCCGCGATCCTCGCGTCCATCGCATTCCACACCCGCGTCACCGCCGCCGATGTGTACCGCGAAGGAATCTCCAGCATCACCTCCGCTGACTTGGCGTCGGCAAAGGCACTGGACTGCACGATCAAGCTGCTCTCAATCTGCGAGCGAATCGTCACCCCCAAGGGCAAGGAGCGGATCTCCGCTCGGGTCTATCCCGCACTTGTTCCGCTCACCCATCCGCTCGCCACCGTTAACGGCGCGTTCAATGCCGTTGTCGTGGAAGCGGAAAACGCCGGCCGGCTCATGTTCTACGGCCAGGGCGCCGGCGGCGCTCCTACCGCTTCCGCGGTGATGGGCGATCTCGTGATGGCGGCGCGCAACAAGGTTCACGGTGGCCGCGGCCCCCGCGAGTCCAAGTACGCCAAGCTCAAAGTCGCCCCGATGGGCGACATCCTCACGCGCTACTACGTGAACATGGAGGTGGCGGACAAGGAAGGCGTGCTGTCCGCAGTCGCCGCCGAGTTCGCGAAGCACGGCGTGAGCATCTCCGTCGTCCGCCAGGAAGGTGCCGGAGCCGGCGCCCGACTGGTGGTCGTCACTCATGTAGCAACCGACGCGGCTCTCTCCGACACCGTGGCGGCCCTCAACGAACTCGAATTCGTCACCGCTGTGACCAGCGTGCTGCGACTGGAAGGCACTGAACAATGACCGGCATCGTCAATCCCGTCCACAAAGCTTGGCCGGGACTCATCGAGGCATACCGGGATCGTCTGGCAATCGGCGACAACTGGAAGACCGTCACCTTGCGTGAGGGCGGCACGCCGCTCCTGCCCGCCGGTCATCTCTCCGAAATCACCGGTTGCGACGTCTACCTCAAGGTCGAGGGCCTCAACCCCACCGGTTCGTTCAAGGACCGCGGCATGACGATGGCCGTCACCGACGCCCTCGCTCGTGGCCAGCGCGCCGTGCTGTGTGCCTCCACCGGCAACACCTCCGCCTCGGCTGCCGCCTACGCAGCCAAGGCCGGTATGACCTGCGCCGTCCTGATCCCGCAGGGCAAGATCGCCATGGGCAAGCTTGCTCAGGCAGTCATGCACGGCGCCAAGATCATTCAGGTGCAGGGTAACTTCGACGACTGCCTCGAACTGGCGCGCAAGACCACCGCCGAATTCCCGACCATCGGTCTGGTCAACTCCGTCAACCCGGTGCGCATCGAAGGTCAGAAGACCGCAGCGTTCGAAATCATGGATGTCCTGGGTAAGGCTCCCGACGTGCACGCACTCCCGGTCGGAAACGCCGGAAACATCACCGCATACTGGCGCGGATACTCCGAGTACTACGCAGACGGCCTGACCACGGTCAAGCCCCGTATGCTCGGCGTCCAGGCAGCCGGAGCCGCACCGTTGGTCAACGGCGCCCCCGTCAAGGATCCCGAGACCATCGCCACCGCCATCCGGATCGGTTCTCCCGCATCCTGGAACGGCGCTGTCGCGGCCAAGGAAGAGTCGAACGGCGCATTCCGCGCCGCCACCGACGAGAAGATCCTCGAGGCGTACCGCCTGATCGCCGCTACCGAAGGTGTCTTCGTGGAGCCGGCGTCGGCAGCCAGCGTCGCCGGCCTGCTCGCCGCACGTGCAGAGGGCTGGCTCGAGCCGGGCCTGACCGTCGTGTGCACCGTGACGGGTAACGGCCTCAAGGACCCCGATACCGCTCTGAAGGGCATGCCGAACGTCGAGCCCATCGGTGTCGATCCCGTTGCCGTTGCGGCTGCCCTCGAGCTTGCATAGTGTCCGTGGACTCGTCAACCACTCCGCGGAATCCGGTATCTGACATGACCAGAACCCTCCCTGTGGGTATTTCGGTGACCGCACGCGTCCCGGCCTCGAGTGCAAACTTGGGGCCGGGGTTCGACACACTCGGTTTGGCTCTGGGGCTGTACGACGAGATCGTGGTCACCGCAACGGATTCCGGTCTGAACATTCAGGTCGAAGGCGAGGGCGCTGCAGACGTGCCTTGGGGCCCTTCGCATCTGGTCGTTCGGGCCATCGAGCGCGGACTCGAAGCTGCCGGCGTGTGGGCCAGCGGCCTGGATGTGCTGTGCCGCAACGCGATCCCGCATTCACGTGGGCTAGGTTCGTCCGCGTCGGCGGCCGTGGGTGGGCTTGCTGCCGCAAACGGATTGGCCCGCGCGCTCGACGCCGAGATCGGTCTCACCGACGAGCAGTTGGTCCAACTGTCCTCCGAGTTCGAAGGGCACCCGGACAATGCGTCGGCAAGTGTCCTGGGCGGCGCTGTCGTCTCGTGGAGTTGCCCGTCCGCCGTCGATGGTGACGAGCCGATCTACTCGGCCGCGAAACTCGACGTTCATCCCGATATCCGTGCGGTAGCACTGGTTCCGGAAGAACGATCCTCCACCGCGCATACCCGCGGACTGCTGCCCGAGATGGTTCCGCACCAGGATGCGTCGTTCAACGCAAGCCGCAGCGCCCTGGCCGTTGTCGCCCTGACGGCGCGTCCGGATCTGTTGATGGCAGCCACCGAGGATCGTCTGCATCAGAGTCAACGCGCTCCCGCGCTGCCGTTGACAACCCGATGGATCGCGATTCTTCGCGAAGCCGGTATCGCGGCCACCGTTTCCGGCGCCGGCCCCACCGTGCTCGCGCTCAGTACGGAACCGTTCCCCGCGCACTTGGCGGAAGCCGCGCGCGCCGACGGTCTCCGGGTGCTCGAACTCGAGATTGCTCCCGGTGTCGAGGTTCGTCCGACCCTGGCCTGAGTGGCGAGGTCGATCGGCCCGGACTGAGTCGGGGTCGGGGTCGGTCCGACCGTGACAGGGATTGCTCTCGGCAGGATGTCCGGTAAGTGAATTGACACACGCGGGTTTCGGATAATCTTGCCGGACTCGTGGATCGGCGCTATCCTGGGCAATGTCCGTACATCGTGCGCGTCAGTCGCCGGTGCATCATCAAGGGGCCAAACTCCTACCCAGTCGGGAATTGGGGTCCACAATCCTTGACGTGATCCTCGCACTTGTACCTTCTTGAGAAGGTCTGAATCCTCGATGGCCACAACCATCGATGTTTCGTCAGTCGCGGCAGGTGTGCGACAGCATGTCTGTTTGAAACAGGGGCGTTTCGAGCACCGGTTTCCGACGGCCATGTTGATGACGGGCAAGCCGGTAGTTCTTGACATGCAACTCTCGACATGCAACTAAGTACGGCACCTCCGAGTTCGGTAATCAATCGAAACTTCGGGACGAACCCTCGACTCTGCGCCGCGCAAGTGAGGGAAGGAAAGGACCTCCGTGACCGATACGGACCTCATCGCCACCACTGCACCCAAGGCGAATTCCGCTGGGGCACAGTCAGGCGACAATTCTCAGGCGTCATCTTCAGCACCCAGCGGTGCGGTGGCGACCTCCACGAAGCGTGCCGACGCACGTCGTGGCGCCGGACTCTCCGGCATGGTGCTCACCGAACTGCGCAGTCTTGCCGGTGAACTGGGCATCAAGGGCACTTCCGGGATGCGCAAGGGCGACTTGATCGCCGCGATCAAGGAACGTCAGGGCGGCAGCGCCAAGGCGGCACCCGCTCAGAGTGAACTCACGCTCGACGACGCACCGGTTACCCGCACACGCGCCAAGAGCACTCGCACCGCGCGCACCGAAACTGTTGAAGCGCCGGCTCCTGTCGAAACTCCGGCAGCCGAGCCCGCCGCAGCGGCACCTGCCACTGCTGAAGAAGCCGAGGCGGGAGCTCCTCGTCGTGGCCGTCAGCGTCGCGGCGCTGCACGTCGCGCCGGGTCGCCCGACCAGGGCGAGCTGAACATCGAGCAGGACACGGCACCGGCCGCCCGCGTCGAAGCCACACCGGCAACCGAAGCACCCGTCGAGCGCAAGCAGAACGAGCGCACCGAAACCCGGACCGATTCCGATCAGTCCAGCTCGGCCGAGCAGACCACCGAGCGTCCCCGTCGCGAGCGCAACAACCGCGACAACCAGGGACAGCGCGACAACCAGGGGCAGCGCGACAACCAAGGTCAGCGCGACAATCAGGGTCAGCGCGACAATCAGGGTCAGCGCGACAATCAGGCGCAGCGCGGTAACCAGGATCGTCAGGATCGCGGAAACCAGAGCACTGCCGGCCAGAACAATGCGGGCCCGCGTACCGACAACCGCAACAACGGTCCGGACGACGACGAAGAGGGTGGCCGCGGACGTCGTGGACGCCGCTTCCGTGAGCGTCGTGGCCGCGGTCGCGAACGCGGCGAGGGTGGTGCACCCAGCGAGTCACGTGAGACCGAGATCCGTGAGGACGACGTTCTTCAGCCG
The nucleotide sequence above comes from Rhodococcus sp. KBS0724. Encoded proteins:
- a CDS encoding LysR substrate-binding domain-containing protein, with product MPRRDSAPTYTMRQLAAFVAVAETGTITAAADLMHLSPSALSASITELERALKVQLCVRRRSFGVQLTRTGESVLVRARALLQQADELESDALGTAGTVSGPIAIGCYPALGPTILPSMIAGFTRAYPATQVEFREDNQNRLQTHLENGELDLAIAYDLDLSSELRTIPLTTREPLIVMGAEHPLAQSEHPIHLPDLAGFPMVLLNAPPSTKHALDVCRLGGFVPDVAYRTGNFETARAFVGRGLGWTLLLQRPKMDITYEGLEVVVKTIGSPAVASVDVVLAWHQDARLSRVARSFIEFVSQRDDQQ
- a CDS encoding phosphoketolase, yielding MTDHQYSDDDLALDLQWWAAANYLTVAQIYLKDNTLLREPLQAKHIKPRLLGHWGTSPGLSMIYTLLNRHIVSTDADWLYVTGPGHGGPALVASTYLEGTYSEIYPDVPADGEGIHRMCRRFSAPGGVPSHVSVQTPGSIHEGGELGYALAHAAGAAFDHPDLLVACVIGDGEAETGPLSGSWKLPAFLNPRRDGAVLPILHVNGAKIAGPTVYGRSSDEDVKAFLSGQGWDPVVVSGDDPGTVFPELYRAIVNAHNMIRDRQAKARAGEEWSGKWPAIVLRTPKGWTGPHTVDGKLVEGTHWAHQVPLSGVRTNEAHLRQLEEWMRSYRPDELFDADGSLREDLAALAPVGDKRMGSTPYANGGRLRVDLPVPALEKYALPIESPGSTFHETTRVLGELLRDIYAATETDDGGGIFRLFCPDETSSNRLGAVFETTERCWQLPITEFDDGLSPDGRVMEVLSEHLCEGWLEGYLLSGRHGMFASYEAFAMVSVSMLIQHAKWLQHAVELPWRAPVASLNVLLTSTCWRNDHNGFSHQGPGMIDAVIPLAPSVIRVWLPPDSNTLLSISDHCLRSTDHVNLIVVDKQPHLQYLTLEQAHAHCAAGASVWDWAGTEIHGEEPDVVLAAAGDVPTQEILAAAQLLREHTPDLRVRVVNVVDLMALLTPTEHPHGFGERIFLDLFTAQTDVVFAFHGYSRAIHELMHGRPSPERFHVRGFSEQGTTTTPFDMVVLNKMSRYHLVIEALRRSKRRTAGSPELAEFCRAQLEKHSRYIVEHLEDMPEVENWTWS
- a CDS encoding DUF305 domain-containing protein, coding for MDNVPDTDQPSKPSQRTALLIIGLIGAIAIGFALGALTNLLSPDAESSLTVPASDSVDVGFAQDMSVHHSQAVDMASIALTKSTDNDVRTLAYDILTTQQNQLGQMQAWLTMWDQPLSKVGPYMEWMSSDSMSGHGSHGTSSTMTMDHSGPVDTMPGMASPEDLAALRAASGTELDVLFLQLMLRHHEGGLPMMEYAAADATEGPVRSLAQTMVDTQQSESTLMTNMLAARGAAPLPMN
- a CDS encoding DUF3105 domain-containing protein, which produces MPSGSDSRGPKNKSGAKSAKAIKAANKGGRPAKKGKGGVPAPRQIPWLTIGAGAVVVALIAVLAVNLWPKVEEQQALEPYKYSSENQDPSDKIDGVLKIEYPAGQHVEATQRVAYDQTPPFGGPHDSTWANCTGTVYADAIRTENAVHSLEHGAIWITYNPDLVDQDQIDSLAARVNGKSYMLMSPYPGQSSPISLQSWGHRLEVDNADDERIDQFITALNQNPNTYPEVGASCSNPLFSPETSPFDPTAPGPDAVPMDGSGTVAATDEQIPAGG
- the argS gene encoding arginine--tRNA ligase, which translates into the protein MTPADLAELIRGTAASVLAERGLDVSVLPQTLTVERPRNPEHGDYATNIAMQVAKKVGTNPRELAGWIAEALTAADGIESAEIAGPGFLNIRLDKDAQGAIVVSVLEAGASYGSGDSLAGKKINLEFVSANPTGPIHLGGTRWAAVGDALGRILSAQGGLVTREYYFNDHGAQIDRFSRSLIAAAKGEPAPEDGYAGAYIADIAQSVIQQRPDVMDLPADEQQETFRAIGVELMFTHIKQTLHDFGVDFDVYFHENSLFESGAVEKAVESLKSSGNLFHEDGAWWLKSTDYGDDKDRVVIKSDGNAAYIAGDIAYFQDKRARGFDLCIYMLGADHHGYIGRLKAAAAAFGDDPDTVEVLIGQMVNLVKDGSAVKMSKRAGTVITLDDLVEAIGVDASRYVMIRSSVDSSIDIDLDLWTKTSSENPVYYVQYAHARLSAIARNAADLGLSADASHLALLTVEQEGDLIRTIGEYPRVVSSAANLREPHRIARYLEELAGAYHRFYGACRILPQGDEDATDVHRARLALCAATRQVLANGLELLGVTAPEQM